In Oscillatoria acuminata PCC 6304, a single window of DNA contains:
- a CDS encoding S9 family peptidase: MSNPQIAPYGSWKSPITSDAIVAGSIGLGQIFWDNQTLYWLEMRPQEAGRNVLVSRSPQGEIQDIVPAPFNVRTRVCEYGGGAFTVRNGTVYFSNFSDSRLYHQPPGEEPQPLTPEANMRYADFTVDTPRGRLIAVREDHTSAGEPVTSLVSINLADGAQMRVLVAGEDFYATPRLSPDGQHLCWLSWNHPNMPWDGTELWVAQINPDGSLGETHHVAGGVNESIFQPQWSPDGTLYFVSDCSGWWNLYRSHPTTGTIEPVCEMSAEFGLPQWVFGMSTYGFASSSQLICTYTQSGIWHLGSINLTTGILQEITTPYTSFSSLQVNGDRVAFIGGSPTEPTAIAQYHLDSGELQILRKSTTLTVDRAYLSQPQPVEFPTENGLSAYGIFYPPNNQDYIAPDGELPPLLVKSHGGPTSSAGSSLSLSIQYWTSRGFAVLDVNYGGSTGYGREYRQRLENRWGIVDVDDCANGAKYLGEQGWVDSNRLAIAGGSAGGYTTLCALTYRDVFKAGASYYGVSDLEALAKETHKFESRYLDKLVGPYPEAKQIYIERSPIHACDRISCPVIFFQGLEDKIVPPNQAEAMVNALKQKGIPVAYLPFEGEQHGFRRSENIKRALDGEFYFYSRIFGFEPAENLEPVTIDNF; the protein is encoded by the coding sequence ATGTCTAACCCCCAAATTGCTCCCTATGGTTCCTGGAAATCCCCGATTACTTCCGATGCGATCGTCGCTGGCAGTATTGGACTCGGGCAAATTTTTTGGGACAATCAAACCCTCTATTGGTTGGAAATGCGACCTCAAGAAGCGGGCAGAAATGTCCTCGTTTCGCGATCGCCTCAAGGAGAAATCCAAGATATCGTCCCCGCACCCTTCAACGTTCGCACCCGCGTTTGTGAATATGGTGGCGGTGCCTTTACCGTCAGGAACGGCACCGTCTATTTCTCCAACTTCAGCGACTCCCGCCTTTACCATCAACCCCCGGGAGAAGAACCGCAACCCCTGACCCCGGAAGCGAATATGCGCTACGCCGATTTTACCGTCGATACTCCCCGGGGACGCTTAATTGCGGTACGAGAAGACCATACCAGCGCCGGAGAACCCGTCACCAGTTTAGTCAGCATTAACTTAGCAGACGGTGCACAGATGCGTGTATTGGTAGCAGGAGAAGACTTTTATGCGACCCCGCGCCTGAGTCCCGATGGTCAACATCTCTGTTGGTTGAGTTGGAATCATCCTAATATGCCCTGGGATGGTACTGAACTCTGGGTGGCACAAATCAACCCCGATGGTTCTCTCGGCGAAACCCATCACGTTGCTGGAGGCGTGAACGAGTCCATTTTTCAACCCCAATGGTCTCCGGATGGGACCCTGTATTTTGTCTCCGACTGCTCAGGATGGTGGAATCTCTACCGATCGCACCCCACCACCGGCACTATCGAACCCGTCTGCGAAATGTCTGCGGAATTCGGACTCCCCCAGTGGGTGTTTGGGATGTCTACCTACGGATTTGCCAGCAGCAGTCAACTGATTTGCACCTACACCCAATCCGGAATCTGGCATTTAGGCAGTATCAACCTGACAACCGGCATCCTCCAGGAAATCACAACCCCCTACACCTCCTTTAGTTCCCTGCAAGTCAACGGCGATCGCGTTGCTTTCATCGGCGGTTCCCCCACCGAACCCACGGCGATCGCCCAATACCATCTCGATAGCGGCGAATTACAAATCCTCCGCAAATCCACCACCTTAACTGTCGATCGCGCCTACCTCTCCCAACCCCAACCCGTAGAATTTCCCACCGAAAACGGATTAAGCGCATACGGTATCTTTTATCCCCCCAATAATCAGGATTATATTGCCCCCGACGGTGAATTACCGCCCCTGTTAGTCAAAAGTCATGGCGGACCCACCTCCTCTGCCGGTAGCAGTCTCAGTTTAAGCATTCAATATTGGACCTCCCGGGGATTTGCCGTCCTCGATGTCAACTATGGCGGCAGTACCGGATATGGACGGGAATATCGGCAACGCCTAGAGAATCGCTGGGGAATTGTCGATGTCGATGACTGTGCCAATGGCGCGAAATATCTCGGGGAACAAGGATGGGTGGATAGCAACCGACTGGCGATCGCCGGAGGTAGTGCAGGTGGTTATACAACCCTCTGCGCCCTCACCTACCGGGATGTCTTCAAAGCCGGTGCCAGCTATTATGGAGTCAGTGATTTAGAAGCGTTAGCCAAAGAAACTCATAAATTTGAGTCCCGCTATCTCGATAAATTAGTCGGTCCTTATCCCGAAGCGAAGCAAATTTACATCGAGCGTTCTCCCATCCATGCTTGCGATCGCATTTCCTGTCCCGTCATCTTTTTCCAAGGATTAGAAGACAAAATTGTTCCCCCAAACCAAGCCGAAGCAATGGTAAATGCGTTAAAACAAAAAGGCATTCCCGTCGCCTATCTTCCCTTTGAAGGTGAACAACATGGTTTCCGGCGATCGGAAAACATTAAACGGGCTTTAGATGGAGAATTTTACTTTTATTCAAGAATTTTTGGCTTTGAACCCGCCGAGAACCTAGAACCCGTCACCATCGACAATTTCTAA
- a CDS encoding ribbon-helix-helix protein, CopG family, giving the protein MARDELLQIRISTQEKERLQLEAERRGVSMSEVIRDYIKRLPKSKKEL; this is encoded by the coding sequence ATGGCCCGAGATGAGTTATTACAAATTCGGATCAGCACCCAAGAGAAAGAGCGCCTGCAATTAGAAGCAGAGCGACGCGGAGTATCCATGTCTGAGGTCATTCGCGACTATATCAAACGTCTGCCTAAATCAAAAAAAGAATTGTAA
- a CDS encoding efflux RND transporter permease subunit — MFTTFFVKRPVFASVCSLLIIIIGVVGYTRLPVQEFPSIDPPVVTVSTVYPGASPLVVETEVTEILEDQLNGIEGIKTLTSQSREGVSSITLQFNLDRDLDLAAQDVRSRVDRALRQLPDDVDTPQVTKQEGDVSPIVWFALFGENYTSLELSDYAERFITDNLETVPGVSNIFIGGQRRYAMRLWVDPVKLAARNLTVLDIEGALRQENLEIPGGLVEGEQSEYTVRVLGRLQTPMEYENLILQRNPDGTQIRFKDVGRAEIGAEDDRSFVRFEGIPAVALGVVKLSSANTIEVARGAKAKMEELSRNFPEGLNYEIAFDTSEFVELAIEEVWASLFLATLLVILIIFIFLRDWRSTLIPAVTIPVSLVGAFAVMFILGYSINTLTLFSLTLATGLVVDDTIVVLENIVRYIQEKNMKPYQAAMLGVSEVVFAVIATTVVLIAVFMPVGFSGGNTGRLFTEFALTLAGSVVISSFVALTLAPALSARILKRDAEMKGGVFAIIELFFDRMERAYRWSLRKIMPLKAIVVIAFIGSLALTVFLFNQIPKEFIPTDDRGAIFTIVRGPQGVTINYTDNVMRQVEEAYSKIPEVKSYLTIGAFGRGTPGQVDQGFAFVRLQPWAERTEPGQSQQEIIGRLFGQLSQITDAVVLPINPPSLPGAGLSQPVEFVLQGSDLEELAAISQKFANQANNLPELVNVDTDLTLTKPELIVSIDRAQAANLGVSIQEISRTLQIMLGGQQITNFNRGNRRYEVVVQSEKEFRASPQDIEQTYIRTQSGELVPLSSVVTVNPSTTPPQINHYNRSRAATISGSPAPGQTLGEALEALQNLAREIIPPEIRVTLAGQSLEYTEAGQSTLFIFGLSLVFIFLVLAAQFESYIDPLIILLAVPLSLLGAFLALLLAGLDLNIYSQIGLIMLIGLATKNSILIVEFANQRREEGLSITKAVLDSAKVRFRPILMTAFSTIFGLLPLAFATGAGAAARVSIGMSVVGGMFVSTLLSLYVIPVFYTIAMKAQYRLMHKGHDETDSTVSAETGEQESVSNGNGKSTQTLKNVEQERGDRENLPSGRR; from the coding sequence ATGTTTACTACTTTTTTTGTCAAACGCCCGGTTTTCGCCTCCGTCTGTTCCCTATTGATTATCATAATTGGGGTAGTCGGTTATACAAGATTGCCGGTGCAGGAATTTCCCAGTATTGACCCGCCGGTGGTGACGGTATCCACGGTTTATCCCGGTGCCAGTCCCCTGGTGGTGGAAACCGAAGTCACAGAAATTTTAGAAGATCAACTGAATGGGATTGAAGGGATTAAAACCCTCACTTCCCAAAGTCGAGAAGGGGTGAGTTCGATTACCCTCCAGTTTAACCTCGATCGCGATTTGGATTTGGCCGCCCAAGACGTGCGATCGCGAGTGGATCGGGCCCTGCGCCAACTCCCGGACGATGTAGATACCCCCCAAGTTACTAAACAGGAAGGGGATGTTTCTCCCATCGTGTGGTTTGCCTTATTTGGGGAAAATTACACCTCCCTGGAATTAAGTGACTATGCCGAACGGTTTATTACGGATAACCTAGAAACCGTTCCTGGGGTGAGTAACATCTTTATCGGGGGTCAACGGCGCTATGCCATGCGATTGTGGGTTGATCCCGTCAAACTCGCAGCGCGGAATTTGACGGTTTTGGATATTGAAGGTGCCTTGCGTCAAGAAAATTTAGAAATTCCCGGCGGTTTAGTCGAGGGAGAACAATCGGAATATACAGTCCGAGTTCTCGGTAGACTGCAAACCCCGATGGAATATGAAAATTTAATTCTTCAGCGTAATCCCGATGGTACACAAATCCGATTTAAAGATGTGGGACGGGCGGAAATTGGTGCAGAAGACGATCGCTCCTTCGTCCGTTTTGAGGGCATTCCAGCGGTCGCTCTGGGGGTAGTAAAACTCTCCAGTGCTAATACCATTGAAGTTGCTCGCGGTGCCAAAGCCAAAATGGAGGAACTCTCCAGAAATTTCCCCGAAGGGTTAAATTATGAGATAGCTTTTGATACTTCGGAATTTGTGGAACTCGCCATTGAGGAAGTTTGGGCTTCCCTTTTTCTGGCAACCTTGTTGGTGATTCTGATTATCTTTATTTTCCTGCGCGACTGGCGATCGACCTTAATTCCTGCCGTCACCATTCCGGTGTCCCTTGTCGGTGCATTTGCGGTGATGTTTATTTTGGGGTATTCCATTAATACCCTAACTTTATTTTCCCTAACCTTAGCAACTGGGTTAGTTGTGGACGATACCATTGTTGTTCTGGAAAATATTGTCCGCTATATTCAAGAAAAGAATATGAAACCCTACCAAGCAGCAATGCTGGGGGTGAGTGAGGTTGTCTTTGCTGTCATTGCCACCACGGTTGTTTTAATTGCCGTGTTTATGCCCGTGGGTTTTTCCGGAGGAAATACTGGGCGATTGTTTACAGAATTTGCCTTAACCCTAGCCGGTTCCGTGGTGATTTCTTCCTTTGTTGCCTTGACTTTAGCACCGGCATTATCTGCCCGAATCTTAAAGCGGGATGCAGAAATGAAAGGCGGTGTCTTCGCAATTATCGAATTATTCTTCGACCGTATGGAACGGGCATATCGCTGGTCTTTACGGAAAATAATGCCCTTGAAAGCGATTGTTGTTATCGCCTTTATCGGTTCCTTAGCCTTAACCGTCTTCTTGTTTAATCAAATCCCCAAAGAATTCATTCCCACCGATGACCGAGGGGCAATTTTTACGATTGTTCGAGGTCCGCAAGGGGTAACGATTAATTACACCGATAATGTCATGCGGCAAGTGGAAGAAGCGTATAGTAAAATCCCGGAAGTTAAAAGTTATTTAACCATTGGGGCATTTGGTCGGGGAACCCCCGGTCAAGTGGACCAGGGATTTGCCTTTGTTCGCCTCCAACCTTGGGCAGAACGGACGGAACCGGGCCAGTCTCAACAGGAGATTATTGGCCGTTTATTTGGCCAACTTTCGCAAATTACTGATGCCGTAGTCCTGCCGATTAATCCGCCGTCTTTACCCGGTGCTGGGTTGAGTCAACCTGTAGAATTCGTGTTGCAAGGGAGTGATTTGGAGGAGTTGGCTGCTATTTCTCAAAAATTTGCTAATCAAGCCAATAATTTACCAGAATTGGTCAATGTCGATACCGATTTAACCCTAACTAAACCGGAATTAATTGTCAGTATTGACCGCGCTCAAGCGGCGAATTTGGGCGTATCCATTCAGGAAATTTCCCGAACCTTACAAATCATGTTAGGTGGACAACAGATTACGAATTTTAACCGAGGAAATCGCCGCTATGAGGTCGTTGTCCAATCGGAAAAAGAATTTAGAGCTTCACCTCAAGATATTGAGCAAACCTATATCCGTACTCAGTCCGGTGAGTTGGTTCCTTTGAGTAGTGTGGTGACGGTGAATCCTTCTACCACACCCCCACAAATTAACCACTACAATCGCTCTCGGGCCGCCACAATTTCAGGGTCTCCTGCACCGGGTCAAACCTTGGGAGAAGCATTAGAGGCGTTACAAAATTTAGCCCGGGAAATTATTCCCCCGGAGATCCGAGTGACTTTAGCGGGTCAGTCTTTGGAATATACCGAAGCGGGACAATCGACCCTGTTTATTTTTGGGTTATCCCTTGTCTTTATTTTCTTGGTGTTAGCAGCTCAGTTTGAAAGTTACATTGACCCACTTATCATTCTCTTGGCTGTTCCTTTGTCTCTGCTTGGGGCATTTTTGGCCTTGTTACTGGCGGGTCTGGACTTAAATATTTACAGTCAGATTGGGTTAATCATGCTGATTGGGTTGGCAACAAAAAACTCTATTTTGATTGTGGAATTTGCCAATCAGCGTCGGGAAGAAGGACTGTCGATTACCAAGGCGGTGCTCGATTCAGCAAAGGTGCGCTTTCGTCCCATTTTGATGACGGCTTTTTCCACCATTTTTGGATTATTACCCTTAGCATTTGCTACGGGTGCAGGTGCAGCAGCGCGGGTCTCCATCGGGATGTCCGTTGTTGGTGGAATGTTTGTTTCTACTTTATTAAGTTTGTATGTGATTCCGGTGTTTTATACTATTGCCATGAAAGCGCAATATCGGTTAATGCACAAAGGACATGATGAAACAGACAGCACGGTTTCGGCAGAAACTGGGGAACAGGAGTCGGTTTCAAATGGCAATGGGAAGAGTACCCAAACCTTGAAAAACGTAGAACAAGAACGAGGCGATCGCGAAAATCTCCCCTCGGGACGACGCTAA
- a CDS encoding efflux RND transporter periplasmic adaptor subunit, giving the protein MKSPNPSNAQLETKEPANSVANETELEAQQDKPVRDKKRRFKWASRRGRSLASALFLLLLIVGGGTGWYFWQSRQTATANSEQQSGPPGPQGVAVRLATVEMTNLRETSEFVGTLEAQQAAVVRSEMAGRVSQINVKAGDKVSRGDMIARIDTREIEARLRQAQAAQAQAQSRVAELQAGTRPEEIAQGEARLAAAEARLAEVLAGTRPEEIAQAQARLRQAQARLAELRAGNRPEEIAQAQARLQQARSRLESLRAGSRGDEIAQAQAQIADAQARVELTTERVERNRELADQGAISRDRFDEVVTENRRAQADLQRFRQRVEELENQRQEDIIGAELQVTEAEQALAELQSGARPEEIAQAEAEVAEAQQLLNQRQNGARPEEIARAEAEVEETRQELRQLENGTRPEEIDQAQAQVAEAIAQVRALEVQLQDANVVAPFEGIVGDIPAKVGDFVTVGQELTTLTQNDALELRLSIPLERGSELRVGMPVEITDANGQPLSTGTVSFVSPTVNSDSQTILAKARFANQGQLRDRQFVRAKLVWDERDNRIVVPTTAITFQGEDRFIFVARGEEPLTAERVAVTLGLVQGDRAEVVEGLANGDRIVISGLQRLSDGAQILPIVDEPATANPESSPEAAPSP; this is encoded by the coding sequence ATGAAATCACCAAACCCTTCCAATGCCCAATTGGAAACTAAAGAACCCGCGAATTCTGTTGCTAACGAAACGGAATTAGAAGCCCAGCAAGATAAACCAGTACGCGATAAAAAACGTAGGTTTAAATGGGCCAGCAGGCGGGGCCGATCGCTGGCGTCTGCCCTATTCTTATTGTTATTAATCGTCGGTGGTGGCACCGGCTGGTACTTTTGGCAATCGCGGCAAACGGCAACGGCGAATAGCGAACAGCAAAGTGGACCCCCAGGACCCCAAGGGGTGGCAGTGCGGTTAGCTACCGTGGAAATGACCAATTTAAGAGAAACCTCAGAATTTGTCGGGACCTTAGAAGCACAACAGGCAGCAGTTGTGCGCTCAGAAATGGCCGGAAGAGTGAGTCAGATTAATGTCAAAGCGGGGGATAAAGTCTCCCGAGGCGATATGATTGCCCGGATTGATACCCGGGAAATTGAAGCCAGACTCCGCCAAGCCCAGGCGGCACAAGCCCAGGCGCAATCTCGCGTTGCAGAGTTACAAGCGGGAACCCGACCGGAGGAAATTGCCCAAGGAGAGGCCCGTTTAGCCGCAGCCGAGGCCCGATTGGCGGAGGTACTCGCGGGGACTCGTCCAGAAGAGATTGCTCAAGCACAAGCGCGTTTGCGGCAGGCACAGGCGCGATTGGCAGAATTGCGGGCGGGGAATCGTCCGGAAGAGATTGCCCAAGCTCAAGCTCGCTTACAACAGGCGCGATCGCGTTTGGAATCCTTACGGGCTGGGAGTCGCGGGGATGAAATCGCCCAAGCTCAAGCCCAAATTGCCGATGCTCAAGCGCGGGTGGAGTTAACCACGGAACGGGTGGAACGGAATCGGGAATTAGCAGATCAAGGGGCAATTTCCCGCGATCGCTTTGATGAAGTAGTCACGGAAAACCGTCGCGCCCAAGCGGATTTACAGCGATTTCGCCAACGGGTGGAGGAGTTGGAAAACCAGCGACAGGAGGACATTATCGGCGCTGAATTACAAGTGACTGAAGCGGAACAAGCGTTAGCTGAGTTACAAAGTGGGGCGCGTCCCGAAGAAATTGCTCAGGCGGAAGCGGAGGTGGCGGAAGCGCAGCAACTGCTGAATCAGCGACAAAATGGCGCACGTCCCGAAGAAATTGCCCGCGCGGAAGCGGAGGTGGAAGAAACAAGGCAAGAGTTACGGCAATTAGAGAATGGGACCCGACCCGAGGAGATTGACCAAGCTCAGGCACAAGTGGCGGAGGCGATCGCCCAAGTGAGAGCGTTGGAGGTGCAGTTACAAGATGCCAATGTCGTTGCACCCTTTGAGGGAATTGTCGGCGATATTCCAGCGAAAGTGGGAGATTTCGTCACTGTGGGGCAGGAATTAACAACTTTGACCCAAAATGATGCGTTGGAATTGCGGCTGTCGATTCCTTTGGAACGGGGGTCTGAGTTGCGCGTGGGGATGCCGGTGGAAATTACCGATGCTAACGGGCAACCGTTGAGTACGGGGACGGTGAGTTTTGTCTCTCCCACGGTGAATTCCGATTCACAAACGATTTTAGCCAAGGCAAGGTTTGCCAATCAAGGACAATTACGCGATCGCCAGTTTGTGCGGGCTAAATTAGTTTGGGACGAACGGGACAATCGGATTGTCGTGCCAACTACGGCGATTACCTTCCAAGGGGAGGACCGATTTATTTTTGTGGCGCGAGGGGAGGAACCGTTGACTGCGGAACGAGTGGCGGTAACCTTGGGATTGGTCCAAGGCGATCGGGCGGAAGTGGTTGAAGGACTAGCAAACGGCGATCGGATCGTCATTTCCGGTTTACAGCGCCTCTCGGATGGTGCTCAGATTCTTCCGATTGTCGATGAACCTGCGACAGCGAATCCCGAGTCATCCCCAGAGGCAGCACCCTCCCCGTAA
- a CDS encoding PadR family transcriptional regulator, with protein MLELSALGLLQRHPLHGYRLKQELELFMSSCMSVNYGAIYPLLKRLEERGHIAAIAREAGDAGPSRTIYGITPSGRDRWRQTMLEHPQDSWVKSRARFAIKFFFFSDLEPEARLELMEHRLVLCRARYKSFAEKPLPEDSYQVAVWNRHLDVLKSEIKWVQEQIAIERQQQGNRDQGKAKVGGNN; from the coding sequence ATGCTTGAACTCTCTGCTTTAGGACTCCTGCAACGCCATCCCCTACATGGCTACAGGTTGAAGCAAGAACTGGAGCTATTTATGAGTAGCTGCATGAGCGTCAACTATGGAGCCATCTACCCCTTGCTAAAACGCTTGGAGGAACGGGGTCACATTGCTGCGATCGCCCGGGAAGCCGGAGACGCGGGTCCCAGTCGCACGATTTATGGCATTACCCCATCGGGACGCGATCGCTGGCGGCAGACAATGCTCGAACACCCCCAGGATAGCTGGGTCAAAAGTCGCGCTCGTTTTGCCATTAAATTTTTCTTTTTCAGCGATTTAGAACCCGAGGCAAGGCTTGAATTAATGGAACATCGTTTAGTGCTTTGTCGCGCTCGATACAAAAGTTTCGCAGAAAAACCCTTGCCGGAGGATTCCTATCAAGTCGCCGTCTGGAATCGACATCTGGATGTTCTGAAATCAGAAATCAAATGGGTGCAAGAACAGATTGCTATTGAGCGGCAACAACAGGGGAATCGGGATCAGGGGAAAGCCAAGGTAGGGGGAAATAACTGA